Genomic segment of Streptomyces sp. NBC_01210:
CAGGAACCGGACGCAGCGCCGAATCGAGCACGTAGGCACGGGTATTGGGGTCGGGTCGGCCGATCGGTGCCGGGCCCTGCCGGTCCGGCTCGGCAAGCCACAGCGTCGAGTTGACCGTCGCCTCTGTCAGGCCGTAGGCGACGACGACCCGCAGCCGCCCGCCCCAGCGGGCGATGAGCTCGCTCGGCACCGCCTCGGTGCCGACCACGAGCACCGCGCCCTCGGGCAGCTCACAGTCCTGCGGCAGCGCCGAGACGAGCGACGGCGGCAGGATCATATGGGTGGCCAGGTGCTCCTCGATGTAATCCGTCAGGGCGGGCCCGGCAACCCGACGCTCGGTGGGGACGATGATGATCCGGCCGCCGACGCACAGCGACATGATCAGGTCCCAGACCGTCACATCGAAGCCGACCGAGGCGAACTGCACGACGCGGCTGTCCGCGTCGACACCGATGCGGTCCGTGGCGGTGGCGACCAGGCTGCCGACCCCGTCGTGCGAGACCACAACGCCCTTCGGGCGGCCGGTGGAGCCCGATGTGTAGATGACGTACGCGGCCTGGTCCAGGGCGATCGGCAGGCCGGGGTCCGAGTCGTCCAACGCGGCGTACTCGGCGGCCACGGACGGGTCGTCGAGCAGGACGTGCTCGACGCCGGGTGCCTCCGGGAGTTCGCCGGCCAGCTCGCGCGTGGTGACGACGGTCCGCGCGCCGGCGTCGGACAGCATGTAGGCAATCCGGTCCTGGGGGTGGTCGGCGTCCAGCGGCAGATATGCCGCTCCCGCCTTCATCACCGCCAGCAGGGAGACCACCAGCTCGGGCGAGCGCGGCACGGCCACGGCGACGACGTGCTCCTCGCGCACGCCCCGGGCGATCAGGAGGCGGGCGAGGCGGTTCGCGGCGGCGTTGAGCTCGGCGTAGGACAGTTCCCGGTCCTCGTACACGAGCGCGACGGCATCCGGCGAGCGGTGCACCTGCCCCTCGAACGCGGCGGGCCAGGACAGTTCGGGCACCTCGCGTGGCGCGGCTCCGAACGCGTTGAGCAGCTGGGCCCGCTCCGCACCGGAGGTCAGCTCGATGTAGCCGATGGGGCGGTCCATCCCCTCGACAAGGGCATCCAGCAGCATGAGGAAGCGGCGCTCGTGGTCGTCCAGCGTCCGCTGGTCGCACACGTCCGCGTCCGCGTCGAAGTGGATACGGATGCTCTCGCCCGCCCGGGACTCGTCGACGGTGACCGCCAGGTCGCTGACCGGGCCGAGCCAACCGGGCTTGAGGTCGGCCGCGTGATCGCCGAAGCGCAGCCCCTCGCCGCCGGGCAGGATGTTGACCGTGGGACCGACGAGCTCCGGTACGCCGTCGACCAGCCCCAGGTCCCTCGCCAGGTCCTCGGCACGGTAACGACCGTGCTCGACCGTCCCGGCGATCGCGCATCGCACCGCCTCCACGAGCTCGGAGCCGGTCATGCCCCCGCGGACGGCGACGCGCAGCGGGAGCACATTGGACACCATGCCGGGGACAACCCCCGACTCGGCGCCTTGCCGGGCGGTGACCGGCAGGCCGAGCACCAGGTCCTGCTCGCCGGTGGCACGGTGAAGGTAGGCGGCCACGGCCGCCACCAGCAGGCGCGACAGGCGAATGCCCGCGCCCGCCGCGGCGGCCCGCAGCCGGGCGGTGTCCTGCGGTGACAGCTCCGCCGTGCGCCGCAGGCGCCGCGTCATCTGCGCCGACGCGCGCTCGACGAGGCGTACGGGCTCCGGCCGGTCGGCCAGTCGGCTCAGCCAGTACGCGCGATCCGTCCGGTACTGCTCGGACGCACGGTACGCACGGTCGGAGTCCACCAGCCGGGACAGCGCCCAGTCGGTGTCACCGGCCGCCTCACCGGCGGTGTAGAGCTCACCGGCCCGGTGGGTGATCAACGCGATGCCTGTGCCGTCGATGACGATGTGGTGGTAGCGCTGGTACCAGAGAACGCGGTCGTCGGCGAGCCGGAGCAGTACCTGGGCGAACAGCGGACCGCGCTCGAGGTCGGCGGGCCGGTCACGGTCGGCTTCCGTCCACTCCGCGGCAGCGCCTTCGGGATCCGGTTCGTGCCGCAGGTCGACGGTGGGGATGTCGACGGGGAACCGCGTGGGCGTCTGGCGTGGTTGCCCGTCCTCGGGGCTGACGCTCACGTGCAGGCACTCGGCCTCCTCGACGGCGTGCTGCACCGAGACGGCCAGGCGGTCGAGGTCGATGTCGCCGAGCAGTTCCAGGACGAACGAGATGTTGTAGGCCGAGCTGTCCGGCTCGATCTGCTGGGCAAGCCAGATGCCGGATTGCCCACCAGTGACGGGTATCCCGGCAGTGGATGTCCGGTCCGACTCGGCGTCAAACATCGTCGAAGGGCCTTTCCCTGGTTGTGCGTCAGTGATGAGTGGTTACGTGGCGTCGGCCGGAAGCGGCACGATCACGTCGACGGCGTACGGCTTTTCCGGCACCGTGCGCGTCACGCCCGCCCGGCGGGGACGGCCACCGGGCAGGCGCGACCGTGAGAGGTCGCCGCACTAAGGAGATGCGCTCTCCGCTTCTACTTGATGGCCTCAAGCATCGGCACGACCTGGTCAATGGCGTACGGGATGCTCAGCACAGTGTTGAAGGACAGCGCGGCGCCGATGTCCGGGCTGTCGTACGGCAGGAACAGATCCCGCTTCTCCTGATGGACCTTGGTCTTCTTGTAGAGCGGATCGGCCTTCATGGCCTTCTCCGTCTCAGGGGTGCCCAGCCACACCGTCCGGTCGGCCTCCATGACGTCGAGGCGCTCCGAGCTGAGGTCGGCGATGTTCTCCTTGCCCAGCGACTTGCGGTACGTCTCGGAAGTGGTGAAGCCCATCCCGGACAGGAAGATGACCTTCGGGTCCTTGGGCGAGAACGCGGAGAACTTGCCCGGCTCGTAGGGCTCGCCGACGGTGACCGTCTTGCCCTTCCACTCGGGGTGCTTGTCGCGGACGGCCTTGAAGCGCGCGTCGATGCCGGCGATCAGCTTCTCGGTCTCGGCGTCCTTGCCCAGCGCCTTGCCGATCTGCTTGGTCATGTCCTGCCATGGCGCCTGGTAGTCCTCGTGGCCCTTGGGCTGGGCGACCACCTTGGCGATCTTGGACAGCGTCTCGTACTGCTCCTTCTTCATGCCCGAGTACTGAGCGACGATCAGATCCGGCTTGAGCGCCGCGATCTTCTCCATGTTGTACTCATCACGCTCACCCACGATCTGCGGCGGCGTGGAACCCCACAGCTGCTTGGCCCACGGCCACTTGCCGTACGGCTTCTCCTTGAACCAGTCGACCGAACCGACCGGCTTGACACCGAGCGCCAGCACCGCGTCCTGGTCGGACAGGCCGAGAGTGACGACCTTCTTCGGCTCCGCATCGATGGTCGTGCTGCCGTACTTGTGCTCGATGGTGACCGGGAATGCCGCGGACTTGGCGCTCGCCCCCTCGGACGACTTGGACTCGGTCTTCTCGGCCCCGCCCCCACAGGCGGTCAGGGCGAACGCGGCGACAGCGGCGACGGCCACGCGGGGGATGTTTCTGACGATCCTCGTCAGCGCGGGGCGTGTACCAGTGGACACGGTGTTTCCTTTCACGGGGTTTCACAGGGCGTGCCACACCCGCCCGGCACGATTCGGCCACCGGGCAGGCTCGACTGTGGGGGGAGGCAGGACCAGGGCGTGTTTTAGAAGTAGCGCCGTCCGCCCGCAGGGCGGGCCTCGCGGCGTCTGGTGCGTGCAATCGCAAGGCGGAGGATCGCCCTCGTACTGGACGTACTTGGGTGACTCCGACAACATCGCGAGTGTGCGTGCCAGGGGTCGCGGGGCAGGCGGGACTTCTAAAACACGCCCTAGAGGGGTGTGCCGATCTCGTCGGCGGTCCGCCGGGCGT
This window contains:
- a CDS encoding iron-siderophore ABC transporter substrate-binding protein; this encodes MSTGTRPALTRIVRNIPRVAVAAVAAFALTACGGGAEKTESKSSEGASAKSAAFPVTIEHKYGSTTIDAEPKKVVTLGLSDQDAVLALGVKPVGSVDWFKEKPYGKWPWAKQLWGSTPPQIVGERDEYNMEKIAALKPDLIVAQYSGMKKEQYETLSKIAKVVAQPKGHEDYQAPWQDMTKQIGKALGKDAETEKLIAGIDARFKAVRDKHPEWKGKTVTVGEPYEPGKFSAFSPKDPKVIFLSGMGFTTSETYRKSLGKENIADLSSERLDVMEADRTVWLGTPETEKAMKADPLYKKTKVHQEKRDLFLPYDSPDIGAALSFNTVLSIPYAIDQVVPMLEAIK